A genomic stretch from Erwinia sp. E_sp_B01_1 includes:
- the purC gene encoding phosphoribosylaminoimidazolesuccinocarboxamide synthase, protein MQKQAELYRGKAKTVYSTENPDLLVLEFRNDTSALDGERIEQFDRKGMINNKFNHFIMTKLQEAGIPTQLEALLSDNESLVKKLDMVPVECVVRNRAAGSLVKRLGVEEGMILNPPLFDLFLKDDAKHDPMVNESYCETFGWVNKENLARMRELTYKANDVLSKLFSDAGLILVDFKLEFGLFNGEVVLGDEFSPDGARLWDKETLEKMDKDRYRQSMGGLIEAYEEVANRLGVKLD, encoded by the coding sequence ATGCAAAAGCAAGCTGAGTTGTATCGCGGCAAAGCGAAAACCGTTTACAGCACCGAAAACCCGGATCTGTTGGTACTCGAATTCCGCAATGATACGTCAGCACTGGACGGTGAGCGTATCGAACAGTTTGATCGCAAGGGCATGATTAACAATAAGTTCAATCATTTCATTATGACTAAATTGCAGGAAGCGGGCATCCCAACCCAGCTGGAAGCGCTGCTGTCTGATAATGAATCTCTGGTGAAAAAGCTGGATATGGTGCCGGTTGAGTGTGTGGTGCGTAACCGTGCGGCAGGCTCACTGGTGAAGCGTCTGGGCGTGGAAGAGGGCATGATCCTCAATCCACCGCTGTTTGACCTGTTCCTGAAAGATGATGCCAAACATGATCCTATGGTCAACGAATCCTACTGCGAAACCTTTGGCTGGGTAAATAAAGAGAATCTGGCCCGTATGCGTGAGCTGACTTACAAAGCCAACGACGTACTGAGCAAGCTGTTCTCCGATGCCGGGCTGATTCTGGTGGACTTCAAGCTGGAGTTTGGCCTGTTCAACGGCGAAGTGGTGCTGGGCGATGAGTTTTCGCCAGACGGTGCCCGCCTGTGGGACAAAGAAACCCTGGAAAAGATGGACAAAGATCGTTACCGCCAGAGCATGGGCGGCCTGATCGAAGCCTATGAAGAAGTGGCTAATCGTCTTGGCGTTAAGCTGGACTGA
- a CDS encoding neutral zinc metallopeptidase, with product MRWQGRRESDNVDDRRNESGTVGSGRMRIPRGKGGIILLIVVVVASYYGYDLSPLLTGESTSVSQPASQRQGINPEQDEAAKFTSVILATTEDTWQQLFQKMGKTYTAPKMVMYRGATRTGCGTGQSVMGPFYCPADSTVYIDLSFYDEMKNKLGADGDFAQGYVIAHEVGHHVQKLLGIEPKVRQMQQGASEAQVNQLSVKMELQADCFAGVWGYYMQKQNVLEPGDLQEALNAAEAIGDDRLQQRSQGRVVPDSFTHGTSEQRYSWFKKGFDGGNPGQCDTFSR from the coding sequence ATGCGTTGGCAAGGGCGCCGTGAGAGCGACAATGTGGACGATCGCCGTAATGAATCCGGTACTGTTGGCAGCGGCAGAATGCGTATTCCAAGGGGCAAAGGGGGCATCATCCTGCTGATTGTGGTGGTGGTCGCCAGCTACTATGGCTATGACCTCAGCCCGCTGCTGACGGGGGAATCGACCTCTGTCAGCCAGCCAGCTTCACAACGTCAGGGTATCAATCCTGAACAGGATGAAGCCGCCAAATTTACCTCGGTGATTCTGGCAACGACTGAAGATACCTGGCAGCAGCTGTTCCAGAAAATGGGCAAAACCTATACTGCACCCAAAATGGTGATGTACCGGGGTGCCACCCGCACAGGATGTGGCACAGGCCAGTCGGTGATGGGGCCGTTTTACTGCCCGGCAGACAGCACGGTCTATATCGACCTCTCTTTCTATGACGAAATGAAAAACAAGCTGGGCGCGGATGGCGACTTTGCTCAGGGCTATGTTATTGCCCATGAGGTGGGCCACCACGTGCAGAAACTGCTGGGGATTGAGCCTAAGGTTCGCCAGATGCAGCAGGGCGCAAGCGAGGCGCAGGTGAATCAGCTGTCGGTAAAAATGGAGTTGCAGGCCGACTGTTTTGCAGGCGTGTGGGGCTACTACATGCAAAAACAGAATGTACTTGAGCCTGGCGACCTGCAGGAGGCCCTGAATGCGGCAGAAGCCATAGGTGACGATCGTTTGCAGCAACGCAGTCAGGGGCGGGTAGTGCCGGACAGCTTTACGCACGGTACTTCTGAGCAGCGTTACAGCTGGTTTAAAAAAGGGTTTGATGGCGGTAATCCGGGCCAGTGCGACACCTTCAGTCGCTGA
- the bamC gene encoding outer membrane protein assembly factor BamC — MAYSVQKSRVATVVGLSLVMLLSACSSDQRYKRQVSGDESYLQAADVSDLHAPAGMVLPLQNGDYDIPSASSKGAVGKQLDIRPPAQPLALMNGTRTQFAGNSGVLLLDNARAGTLWPQVVDVVQAKNFPVASRNDANQTLTTDWVQWNRADEDHQYRGRYQISVQQQGYQQALSVKLLELQQENTGVNSPVQLQRYTAQMLNELSSGLDKIETTRENAAAQRSATQIDVQSGADDTGLPDLIVRAPFNTVWDRLPAALERVGMKVTDKNRSQGSLNVTYKAPGSSDWDEIGAKDPGLANGDYKIQVGDLDNRSSLQLLDPKGHTLTQSQNDSLVAVFNAAFSK, encoded by the coding sequence ATGGCTTATTCAGTACAAAAGTCCAGGGTAGCAACAGTGGTGGGGCTTTCTCTGGTGATGCTGCTGTCAGCATGTTCCAGCGATCAGCGCTATAAGCGTCAGGTCAGCGGCGATGAGTCTTATCTGCAGGCGGCTGATGTCAGCGATCTGCATGCACCAGCAGGGATGGTGCTGCCGCTGCAGAATGGCGATTATGATATCCCATCCGCCAGCAGCAAAGGTGCCGTGGGCAAGCAGCTGGACATCCGTCCACCGGCTCAGCCGCTGGCATTAATGAACGGGACCCGTACCCAGTTCGCCGGTAACTCAGGCGTGCTGCTGCTGGATAACGCTCGTGCCGGTACCCTGTGGCCGCAGGTTGTTGATGTGGTGCAGGCGAAGAACTTCCCGGTTGCCAGCCGCAATGATGCTAACCAGACGCTGACCACCGACTGGGTCCAGTGGAACCGTGCTGATGAAGATCACCAGTACCGTGGCCGCTACCAGATCAGCGTTCAGCAGCAGGGCTATCAGCAGGCGCTCTCTGTAAAACTGCTGGAATTGCAGCAGGAAAACACCGGCGTGAACTCGCCTGTTCAGCTGCAGCGTTACACTGCACAGATGCTGAATGAGCTGAGCAGCGGTCTGGATAAAATCGAAACCACCCGTGAAAATGCCGCGGCACAACGCAGCGCGACACAGATCGATGTGCAGAGCGGGGCTGATGATACCGGCCTGCCAGATCTGATCGTACGTGCGCCGTTCAACACTGTCTGGGATCGTCTGCCAGCAGCCCTTGAGCGCGTAGGCATGAAAGTTACGGATAAAAACCGTTCTCAGGGCAGCCTGAACGTGACCTATAAAGCCCCGGGCAGCAGTGACTGGGATGAAATAGGCGCGAAAGATCCGGGCCTGGCAAATGGCGATTATAAAATTCAGGTCGGCGATCTGGATAACCGCAGTAGCCTGCAGCTCCTGGATCCTAAAGGCCACACGCTGACCCAGTCGCAAAACGACTCGCTGGTTGCCGTGTTTAACGCCGCTTTCAGTAAGTAA